One stretch of Candidatus Zixiibacteriota bacterium DNA includes these proteins:
- a CDS encoding T9SS type A sorting domain-containing protein encodes MMKFSIIIMLVMLTAGIARAIEYEVVYQQVIDGAEGYSSVYPLVTPTDQLAGFVNTKPLDSTLYILDLCGDSAVAVSLDYVPVQAIARYGVTTDTIFVYSISDADNIQGLPPPEFRIGLTTIVASEVTNYSIEPVICSDGYYMPILTSFLSKISFEPLWSLNPTKLVVYTSVGIEDHIVTMGVHYYSCKLITEYNLCLDTELSRVTADGLVHGLFSNASAAGSATKRQRSYIVMDDPWNSYTVHEARVQVRDYDGSTIILQSSENGGSRSLFAEDFLPSRPYDELISHGYLHDLLDLHADENVWHLACYSFVGGIPQEEWYVETSNELNMEYYFQRMNTLIGRCSDRWLKILDCASGEWVDSVQLDRSLNDIAYFESNGGEALNLLGRVHDTIFVYKFQTSTDIEDGPVGSSLPESFVLHQNYPNPFNNSCVIRLDNQVRQYVSLKIYSLLGRHVKTLVDRQLSAGSFSFTWDGLNYMRKQVASGLYLARLETTNESSSIKMLLIK; translated from the coding sequence ATGATGAAGTTCTCAATAATAATCATGTTGGTAATGCTTACTGCCGGGATAGCCAGGGCGATTGAGTATGAGGTCGTATATCAGCAAGTTATCGACGGGGCGGAGGGGTATTCTTCGGTCTATCCACTGGTCACTCCAACTGATCAACTAGCTGGATTTGTTAATACCAAACCCCTCGATTCGACACTGTACATCCTCGATTTGTGTGGAGACTCGGCCGTTGCAGTGTCTTTGGACTATGTCCCAGTTCAGGCCATTGCTCGGTACGGAGTAACTACTGATACGATCTTTGTTTACTCCATCTCGGACGCCGACAATATACAGGGTCTTCCTCCCCCCGAATTCCGTATAGGCTTGACCACCATAGTAGCGAGCGAAGTGACAAACTACTCTATTGAACCCGTTATCTGTTCAGACGGTTATTACATGCCTATCCTAACCAGTTTTCTAAGCAAGATAAGCTTCGAGCCGCTATGGAGTTTGAATCCAACGAAGTTGGTAGTCTATACATCAGTCGGGATCGAGGACCACATAGTTACTATGGGGGTCCATTATTATTCCTGCAAGCTGATTACCGAGTACAATTTGTGCCTTGACACAGAATTGAGTCGGGTAACAGCGGATGGGTTGGTTCATGGACTGTTCTCGAACGCCTCCGCTGCAGGTTCTGCAACTAAGAGGCAGCGTTCGTATATAGTGATGGATGACCCTTGGAATAGTTATACGGTACATGAAGCTCGTGTCCAGGTCCGCGACTACGACGGTTCAACGATCATTCTTCAAAGCTCCGAGAATGGAGGATCACGTTCACTATTCGCAGAGGATTTTCTTCCCTCCCGGCCCTATGATGAACTAATAAGCCATGGCTATCTGCATGATCTTCTCGATCTTCACGCTGACGAAAATGTCTGGCACCTCGCATGCTATAGCTTCGTTGGGGGCATCCCTCAGGAAGAATGGTACGTTGAGACTTCAAATGAACTCAACATGGAATACTACTTCCAGCGGATGAATACTCTTATTGGTCGGTGTTCTGACCGCTGGCTCAAGATATTAGATTGTGCCAGCGGTGAGTGGGTCGATTCAGTTCAGTTGGATCGATCTCTGAACGACATTGCGTACTTCGAGTCCAATGGGGGAGAGGCCTTAAACCTCCTCGGACGTGTACATGACACGATCTTCGTCTACAAATTTCAGACAAGCACCGATATCGAAGATGGCCCTGTTGGCTCCTCGCTTCCAGAGAGCTTTGTTCTTCACCAAAACTACCCGAATCCGTTTAACAACTCTTGTGTAATTCGTTTGGACAATCAGGTAAGACAATATGTCAGCCTGAAGATATATTCGTTGCTGGGCCGGCATGTCAAAACGCTTGTGGATCGTCAGTTGTCGGCTGGGAGCTTTTCGTTC
- a CDS encoding acetate--CoA ligase family protein, which yields MRLYEFEGKQLFKKFRIPIPDSRLATTPDEVFSAVNELGTAVAVKSQVLTGGRGKAGGIKLADGANEARTAAEGLFKLKIKNFPVERVLIEPKLDIKQEYYLGVTIDRANYTLVVIASGEGGVDIEETAAKNPDKIFKKELRIDQDLFGFDAIDIAKKIGIPSALLKNAAPIIVNLYNMFRKYDAKLVEINPLVLTADDQLIAADARVSLDDDAVFRHPELKELGIEMRHEEGEMSPREQQATEWGIPYLDLDGNIGMFPGGAGFGIMGNDFIHYYGGEPANFMDSGGGPSPERIAKMLVLLDENPNVDAIFGARFGGISRCDDFATGVIMFLKDHGLSKPLVMRMTGNMWQEGVRMFAKAKEENPELFKLVEAHGIETPIEEISKRAVELAQQAKGGK from the coding sequence ATGAGATTATACGAATTTGAAGGCAAACAGCTCTTCAAGAAATTCAGAATCCCAATACCGGATAGTCGCCTCGCGACAACACCGGATGAAGTATTCTCCGCTGTTAACGAACTCGGCACAGCAGTCGCCGTCAAGAGCCAGGTGCTTACCGGTGGACGCGGTAAAGCGGGAGGAATCAAACTCGCTGACGGAGCCAATGAAGCTCGCACTGCCGCCGAGGGACTTTTCAAACTGAAGATTAAAAACTTCCCCGTTGAGCGTGTCCTTATCGAGCCAAAGCTGGACATCAAACAGGAATACTACCTCGGTGTTACAATCGACCGCGCCAACTATACACTGGTAGTGATTGCTTCGGGTGAGGGCGGTGTGGATATAGAAGAAACCGCTGCTAAGAATCCGGACAAGATTTTCAAGAAAGAACTACGCATCGACCAGGACCTGTTCGGTTTTGACGCCATCGACATCGCCAAGAAGATCGGTATCCCTTCTGCTCTCTTGAAGAATGCTGCTCCTATCATTGTGAATCTGTATAACATGTTTCGCAAGTACGACGCTAAGCTCGTCGAGATCAACCCGCTGGTTCTTACTGCTGACGATCAATTGATAGCCGCCGACGCCCGTGTTTCGCTTGATGATGACGCTGTCTTCCGTCACCCGGAACTAAAGGAGCTGGGCATCGAGATGCGTCACGAAGAGGGCGAAATGAGCCCTCGCGAACAGCAGGCGACCGAATGGGGTATCCCCTATCTTGACCTCGATGGCAATATCGGCATGTTTCCCGGAGGGGCGGGGTTTGGCATCATGGGCAACGATTTCATTCACTACTATGGCGGCGAGCCGGCCAATTTCATGGACTCCGGCGGCGGCCCAAGCCCGGAACGAATTGCCAAAATGCTCGTCCTGCTCGATGAAAACCCCAACGTCGATGCTATTTTCGGTGCTCGTTTTGGCGGCATAAGTCGCTGCGATGATTTCGCCACGGGTGTGATCATGTTTCTCAAGGATCACGGCCTGTCTAAGCCATTGGTCATGCGTATGACTGGCAACATGTGGCAGGAAGGGGTACGCATGTTCGCCAAAGCTAAAGAGGAGAATCCGGAGTTGTTTAAGTTGGTCGAAGCGCATGGCATCGAGACCCCTATCGAGGAGATTTCCAAACGTGCCGTTGAACTGGCCCAACAGGCGAAAGGGGGCAAGTGA
- the sucD gene encoding succinate--CoA ligase subunit alpha: MAILVTKNSNVMIQGITGGAGKFHSGRMIEYGTNIVGGVTPGKGGQEINGRPVFDTVAECVEKTGADVSAIFLPARFVMEAAIEAIRAGIKFLVVIPEHIPIHDMLYVRREAIAHGTTVIGGNTAGIISPGQANLGIMPDIAFTPGRVGTVSRSGSITYYVADTLTRSGYGETTCVGLGGDPILGSTFDEILLKFEDDPDTKAVVMSGEIGGVYEEKACEVIPDMKTPVLAMIGGVFAPPGKRMGHAGAIVEGKMGTAKEKLEMLADAGAHACKTFNDIPATLKKLGV; this comes from the coding sequence ATGGCTATCCTGGTAACCAAGAACAGCAACGTAATGATTCAGGGCATCACCGGCGGCGCGGGCAAATTCCACTCCGGACGGATGATCGAATACGGCACCAACATTGTCGGCGGCGTTACCCCCGGCAAGGGTGGTCAGGAAATCAACGGACGACCGGTCTTCGATACCGTCGCCGAATGTGTCGAAAAAACCGGCGCTGATGTGTCAGCTATTTTCCTTCCGGCCCGTTTCGTAATGGAAGCGGCTATTGAAGCAATCCGGGCGGGTATCAAATTCCTGGTTGTTATCCCGGAACATATTCCAATCCACGACATGCTGTATGTTCGTCGCGAAGCAATCGCGCACGGCACAACCGTTATCGGCGGCAACACCGCCGGCATCATCTCCCCCGGTCAAGCCAATCTCGGCATTATGCCGGATATCGCTTTCACGCCCGGACGGGTAGGAACTGTGTCGCGCTCAGGTTCCATCACCTATTACGTCGCCGACACATTGACACGGTCCGGTTACGGCGAGACGACGTGTGTGGGACTGGGCGGCGACCCCATTCTGGGGTCGACATTTGATGAAATTCTGCTCAAGTTCGAGGATGACCCCGACACCAAGGCAGTCGTAATGAGCGGCGAAATCGGTGGTGTCTATGAGGAAAAAGCCTGCGAAGTGATTCCTGACATGAAGACTCCCGTGCTGGCTATGATCGGCGGCGTTTTCGCCCCTCCTGGCAAACGGATGGGTCACGCTGGTGCGATCGTTGAAGGCAAAATGGGAACGGCTAAGGAGAAACTGGAAATGCTGGCCGATGCCGGTGCACACGCCTGCAAGACTTTCAATGACATTCCTGCGACGTTGAAAAAATTGGGAGTGTGA
- a CDS encoding helix-turn-helix transcriptional regulator: MSEKNIINYVNCPVTYCMSMIGGKWKTIIIYLISIGVNRFGVMHRSIEGISKHMLTTQLRELEKDGILKRKIFAEIPPRVEYSITTKGETLSPIIISMKIWGEKNMVKSKQ; encoded by the coding sequence ATGAGTGAAAAAAATATTATAAATTATGTAAATTGTCCTGTTACATACTGCATGAGTATGATTGGTGGTAAATGGAAAACTATTATTATTTACCTGATCTCAATTGGTGTTAACCGTTTTGGAGTGATGCATCGAAGTATCGAAGGTATCAGCAAGCATATGCTGACTACCCAACTGCGTGAGTTAGAAAAAGATGGCATTCTGAAAAGAAAGATATTTGCAGAAATCCCACCGCGAGTAGAATATTCTATAACCACCAAAGGCGAAACACTCTCCCCAATAATAATTAGTATGAAAATCTGGGGAGAGAAGAATATGGTGAAATCGAAGCAGTAA
- a CDS encoding SDR family oxidoreductase has translation MKNGILITGATGNIGSNIVRLLKNKGADFVAGTSGKAIDGVESVSIDFADVASLEKAMQGISTLFMVLPSHPDMIQWGKNVISAAITTGVKHIVRSSGSLAKIDSSLKVIELLKATDQDVKDSGIDYTITAPQFFMQNFINYFTDDYKNGTIYQPAGDGKIGWVDLRDIAAVNVEVLLNPEKYKSQTLTITGSENLSYAEAVAQMNEVIGKESQYVAVPDEAAINAMKEIQFPPFIIDLMISLNHTIVEGYAEEITNTVENVTGQKPIAFKQFVIDNKNNWL, from the coding sequence ATGAAGAACGGAATCTTAATCACAGGTGCTACTGGTAATATTGGTAGCAATATTGTACGGTTGTTAAAAAACAAGGGTGCTGACTTTGTAGCTGGAACAAGCGGTAAAGCGATAGATGGGGTTGAGTCTGTATCTATTGACTTTGCTGATGTTGCTTCGCTCGAAAAAGCAATGCAGGGCATTTCCACTCTCTTTATGGTGTTGCCGAGCCACCCCGATATGATCCAGTGGGGCAAGAATGTAATTTCTGCCGCAATAACTACCGGCGTGAAGCATATCGTACGCTCAAGTGGTTCACTGGCCAAGATAGACTCATCGTTGAAGGTTATTGAACTTCTCAAGGCAACCGATCAAGACGTAAAAGATAGTGGTATCGATTATACTATTACGGCCCCACAGTTCTTTATGCAGAATTTCATCAACTATTTCACTGATGATTATAAAAATGGAACAATCTATCAACCGGCAGGTGACGGGAAAATAGGCTGGGTCGATCTGAGAGATATTGCTGCAGTTAATGTGGAAGTTTTACTTAATCCGGAAAAATATAAAAGTCAAACGCTTACAATTACTGGAAGTGAAAACCTCTCATATGCTGAAGCTGTTGCCCAAATGAACGAGGTGATAGGGAAAGAATCTCAATATGTTGCAGTTCCCGATGAAGCAGCTATAAACGCAATGAAAGAGATACAATTCCCTCCATTCATAATCGACCTGATGATTAGCTTAAATCATACTATTGTAGAAGGTTATGCTGAAGAAATTACTAATACTGTAGAAAATGTAACAGGGCAAAAACCGATAGCCTTCAAGCAATTTGTTATTGATAACAAGAACAACTGGTTATGA